AATGGTATATCTAGGTATAATGGTCAATGTTATCGGTAGCCACCAAGGCCATAAGGATATTGAGGATAACCACCACCTGTTCCCATCATGGGGTTATAATTACCAGGCATGTTAGACCCATGAGGCAGTCCAGTAGGTGCAGGTGGTGGCTGCATCTGTCCCATCCCCACAGGTGCGTTCATGCCTCCGTACCTTCCCATGCCCATACCCATCAATGGGTTTGAGGTAGGTGGTCTAAGAGCACCAGAACCAATCCTGCCCATGCCTGAACCAGATCCCATGGCTTTACCCATGGTTACTGTTGAAGTTACTGATGTCGTGGTGGGCTTCTCCATCCTCTTCTCCTTCCTATTAATTGCATCAAAGTCCACTCCAATATTTGCTAAAGGGTTTGTTTTAGctgcaaatgaaaaaaaatgagaattcAGTGTTCATCCAGATAAGACCACAAGATGGAAACAGTCTGAGAACGTGTATAAGCACAACACTCACGTCCAGATATATTCAAATTAACCAAACCCCTGCTTAGTGTATCTGCCCAGACTGTGGATTTTGTCTCAAACTTGTCCTTGGAGGATGGTTGAGAAACAGCATTCTGCAAAGCATGTACTTGCTGTTGAGCCACTAAGTTTCCGCTGTTAAACTGTGATGCTTGATCAATGGGGGATTGAGAAGACAAATAGTTTGCACTCTGCCCCATTGAAACTTGAGGAGCCGTGTGCGGAGGAATAAGTGGCATAGATCCTTGTACATAGGTCGGGTTTATGTGTCCACCTTGCGTTTGAGGGAACATTCTGGAAGCTCCGTCAGTCATTGAACTAGCCTGGGGAGGGAATCCGCCGTATATATGACTGCCTGATTGCAGGGATTGGTCAGTGTTATATGGAAAGGGTTGCCGTGTTTGTTGACTAATGGGATTCGGTGACAGGGTTTGTAGCAGTTGGCCACCAGGAACTGAAACGGCCTCTGCGGCAGGTTGACTGGTTCCAGATGAGAAGCCTTGCTGTGCATGTTGACCAGACTCTGCAAAAGAAGATTGTGATGCCATTTGCCCTGTTGAAGCTGAAAAGGAGGATGAGGCTTGAGCATCAGGATGAGCTGAGAAGTTCTGCTGCGAAGTTGCCCCAGGTAATGGTGGAAGTGGAAGGATGTCTGCAAGAATATCAGTTTCCTGTGATGGTGACAAAAACTGGGAGTTCAATGACAAAGACTGAGTGTCACGGGCTTGGGGCAGAGCAGAAAATGATTCCGTGTTAGAACCACTTGGCTGGGATGGTGGTGCACGACTATGATGAGTCTGGGGTTGAGGTGGAGAAGTTTCAGCGGAAGGAATGGCCTTAAAGGGTGAATCACCAAACGGGTCTTCAAACACCTGCAAAAGTTAAACCAACAAAAAACCAGCATTAACAGAGATGAACCCTTGTCAAAGGATATAAAAGGAAATATTTTACACGCACTGAACTGCAGAAAAATTCGAAGCATAAGCACAGTAAATATGCCCCTCAGAAACACAATTCTTCCTAGTTTTAATGTTCCCCTCAATTCATCATAATCCACAGACAGAAGTTACATTAATTAGTATGCTACATTTCTTAACATGAAGTTCTACCCACCTAATTGTTAACCGTCAAGCGTGAAAGGAAAATCATTCCAAGCCATACACAAAACTTCATTCTTATCAATAATACAGCATATTCAAATACTTTCTTAGAGTGAAGGTATAAACAAACAAGCAAATTCCTACCGGATTGAAATTATTAGAAGCAGATGGTGGCGGTGCAAAGGCGGCCACAGTTGAATCAAGGTTGTTTGCTATGCCTTGAGAGGTTGTTGTTTCTGATGCAGAAGGCACAAGAGCCAGTGCATTTGAAGATAATGATTCAGATAGGGAGCCGAACAAGTCTATTTCAACATTATTAGCAGGAGCTCGGGAAGCTAACAAGAAACATAAAGATATCATGAATATCAGAGCATAAGAATTGTTTCTCGCCAAGAAAGCAGAATTTAATAGAAGCccttaaaaattatcaaaattgaactaaaatCCGCAAATGGCAGATGATAATAATTTCATcgataattataaatatattgcaATGGAAACACTCAAATATGTTTATTAGTTGTTAATTAATTCAAtcatataacattatatttcaaTACAATAGGTGATTCAGTTTTCAATAGGTTATGTTTTTAGATTGGTTTGGTTTTAAACACTCCTACTACATGGTATGAGAATACGCGTGGCCCCCAGCCTATGCAATTCAAAACAAAGAACTTGCCATACCTGATACAGGATGACCACGAGGATCAAATTCATCAGAAGCCTCAACTTCTCGGTTTCCAGATGATGCAGCTGAAATTCCACCATCCCTGCAATCAAAGTGATATAGTAACAAATATCTTCAGAATAAGTAATTTCCGCATTATGAAATTATACCTTTCATTGTGTACAGGGCTTTTAGAAAGAGCTTCTTCATAACTGGGAGGAGCACCCACATTTTGCTCAGAAAGTTTCCGCTCTAACCTGCTCATTGAATTGCATATTGTCAGCAAAAATAATGCTAAGTGGTCATTATGCATGGATGtctgtgtgtgagagagagagaggctGGGAATCTGGGGATGATTTACCTTCCTTCCAATGAATGGGCTTCAGCTTTAGCAATGCTACCTCTGAGagaacatcataaaaaaggaTGGAGTCAGTACAATGAAATCTTTTATGTTCTTAATTCagattttttagaaaaaaaaaaaggtggcTATCTCAGGCACATACCGAGATGAACGCTGaccatcatcatcaacattatGATCATGATCTCTGTCAGAGCTCTTGCTTCTTGAGCCATATTGGTCATCATCAACACTTCTTCTACGGTACTCGTCATCCCTATTGTCACCTCTTCTATAGCGTTCCTCGTAATCTTTACCATAACGCTCCCTCTCTCGACTATACCGATCATCATCTCTATAGCCCCATTCTCTTTCTCTGCCATAGCCATGATCACTTCTATCTTCCTCCCTGCTTCCATAACGATCATCTTCATATCTATCCCCATAAGACCCACTGCTAGAACGTGAACCAGGCCTGTACATTGCACCGGTTGAACTGCTGCGAAACCTGGTGAATCATGTGGGGCAATTACATATCTCCTCCAGATTGAGAAACCcacataaatatttacatattataccCAGTGGTTTTGCATTTGTGATCTAGAAACCcgaaataaattcaaatacacgAAGGATTGGACATTACAAGATACaggtaaaagaaatatatttttttcctcaacAAGGTggtatatataagtttttacaGCAACCGGAAAATAACAGggttcaaaatatatataatagtcaAACTAATAAGAGAAGAATTACTTGTCCCTGTTAGCAGCAGCCTTCTGTCTAACCTCTATGATTCTTTCTTTATCATTCACAAGAAGAATGAGATTCTGTGATTTCCGTCTGACATTGTTTCCCTGGTCTCTTCCACTGGAATCAATATATTGAAAATTGGACAATGTCTGTTGATATGAACATTTACAATATTAACTAGTTGCAGTCTAATTTTTagatcatttaaaaatattaaaagtttgaatgAGAAATACTCAACAATGTTTGCAATTGACAGAATTGAAATTACCGATATTTGATGGGCATGCTCCCTAATCTCCTCTATGACTCGCTCTGACCCATTGGCCACCATGTATTCTAATACTGTCAAAGCCTGTTATTGAACATTTATTggacatgataaaaaaaataaacgcAAAAAATACTAGACAGTTCTTGAAAGGCATGAACCGTTACTTGTTTGTAAATAAGtatcaaaacaaatttcataaacAGTGTACTTCAGTTCATTGGTGCATTTAAGTATTGAAGGACAAAAGGAAGAGTGTTATGacaataaacaaaagaaaaaagatattttaagtgTAATCTCATCTAAAGCATAAAATAGTACAACAAACCTTATAGACATGGCGCCAATTCTTGCCAGTGTCATTGATCCTCTTCCAGATTATTGTCATGATCATTTGACATTCATAACTACAAGGGAGCTCAAAAATGAGATATTTGTTATGTAATATCAAACATAAACTGATGAGTTCAAGCTTACTAATTTCTGGTAGCCTGGGCAATATCTGCTAGAAGTGATCCATGAGGACCCCAGGCTTCATTGCTGGTCGCATCAAGAACCTGGAAGAGGGGAGAGACCAGTCTAATTAAAATTTGCACATTAAGATTATAATGTGTAAACTCCAAGATAGTCAACAAACAATTTCTTTGTTACGAATTATATGCAATTCAGTTTTACGGTGAATGTTAAGAGGACAGAATTTACCTTCTGTTCTATCCCAGGAACTTTAAgtactttcttatttacttctCTTTTACTGCAAGGATAATGAAGATAGTGAGAAATAAGGAAACAGGGCTGAGTTAAAAAATTAGTAAC
This genomic interval from Vigna radiata var. radiata cultivar VC1973A chromosome 8, Vradiata_ver6, whole genome shotgun sequence contains the following:
- the LOC106772742 gene encoding clathrin interactor EPSIN 2 isoform X2, yielding MVANGSERVIEEIREHAHQISTLSNFQYIDSSGRDQGNNVRRKSQNLILLVNDKERIIEVRQKAAANRDKFRSSSTGAMYRPGSRSSSGSYGDRYEDDRYGSREEDRSDHGYGREREWGYRDDDRYSRERERYGKDYEERYRRGDNRDDEYRRRSVDDDQYGSRSKSSDRDHDHNVDDDGQRSSRGSIAKAEAHSLEGRLERKLSEQNVGAPPSYEEALSKSPVHNERDGGISAASSGNREVEASDEFDPRGHPVSASRAPANNVEIDLFGSLSESLSSNALALVPSASETTTSQGIANNLDSTVAAFAPPPSASNNFNPVFEDPFGDSPFKAIPSAETSPPQPQTHHSRAPPSQPSGSNTESFSALPQARDTQSLSLNSQFLSPSQETDILADILPLPPLPGATSQQNFSAHPDAQASSSFSASTGQMASQSSFAESGQHAQQGFSSGTSQPAAEAVSVPGGQLLQTLSPNPISQQTRQPFPYNTDQSLQSGSHIYGGFPPQASSMTDGASRMFPQTQGGHINPTYVQGSMPLIPPHTAPQVSMGQSANYLSSQSPIDQASQFNSGNLVAQQQVHALQNAVSQPSSKDKFETKSTVWADTLSRGLVNLNISGPKTNPLANIGVDFDAINRKEKRMEKPTTTSVTSTVTMGKAMGSGSGMGRIGSGALRPPTSNPLMGMGMGRYGGMNAPVGMGQMQPPPAPTGLPHGSNMPGNYNPMMGTGGGYPQYPYGLGGYR
- the LOC106772742 gene encoding clathrin interactor EPSIN 2 isoform X1, yielding MKKAIGQTVRELKREVNKKVLKVPGIEQKVLDATSNEAWGPHGSLLADIAQATRNYYECQMIMTIIWKRINDTGKNWRHVYKALTVLEYMVANGSERVIEEIREHAHQISTLSNFQYIDSSGRDQGNNVRRKSQNLILLVNDKERIIEVRQKAAANRDKFRSSSTGAMYRPGSRSSSGSYGDRYEDDRYGSREEDRSDHGYGREREWGYRDDDRYSRERERYGKDYEERYRRGDNRDDEYRRRSVDDDQYGSRSKSSDRDHDHNVDDDGQRSSRGSIAKAEAHSLEGRLERKLSEQNVGAPPSYEEALSKSPVHNERDGGISAASSGNREVEASDEFDPRGHPVSASRAPANNVEIDLFGSLSESLSSNALALVPSASETTTSQGIANNLDSTVAAFAPPPSASNNFNPVFEDPFGDSPFKAIPSAETSPPQPQTHHSRAPPSQPSGSNTESFSALPQARDTQSLSLNSQFLSPSQETDILADILPLPPLPGATSQQNFSAHPDAQASSSFSASTGQMASQSSFAESGQHAQQGFSSGTSQPAAEAVSVPGGQLLQTLSPNPISQQTRQPFPYNTDQSLQSGSHIYGGFPPQASSMTDGASRMFPQTQGGHINPTYVQGSMPLIPPHTAPQVSMGQSANYLSSQSPIDQASQFNSGNLVAQQQVHALQNAVSQPSSKDKFETKSTVWADTLSRGLVNLNISGPKTNPLANIGVDFDAINRKEKRMEKPTTTSVTSTVTMGKAMGSGSGMGRIGSGALRPPTSNPLMGMGMGRYGGMNAPVGMGQMQPPPAPTGLPHGSNMPGNYNPMMGTGGGYPQYPYGLGGYR